A single region of the Trueperaceae bacterium genome encodes:
- a CDS encoding SCP2 sterol-binding domain-containing protein, with amino-acid sequence MNAKELLLKVPEAVKVDPAAPRSVVQYDISEPVYHVIENGAVSAHVGTAAAADVTIKVGDDDLMRLFEGRLNPMTAMFTGKLKVRGNVGLAQRLLGMVDREQLEAARARLQEDA; translated from the coding sequence ATGAACGCCAAGGAGCTGCTCCTCAAGGTCCCCGAGGCGGTGAAGGTCGACCCGGCCGCCCCACGCTCCGTCGTGCAGTACGACATCTCCGAGCCCGTCTACCACGTGATCGAGAACGGCGCGGTCAGCGCCCACGTGGGCACCGCCGCCGCCGCCGACGTCACCATCAAGGTGGGCGACGACGACCTCATGCGGCTGTTCGAGGGGAGGTTGAACCCCATGACGGCGATGTTCACCGGGAAGCTGAAGGTGCGCGGCAACGTCGGCCTGGCGCAGCGCCTCCTCGGCATGGTCGACAGGGAGCAGCTGGAGGCGGCGCGGGCGCGGCTCCAGGAGGACGCCTGA
- a CDS encoding electron transfer flavoprotein subunit beta/FixA family protein, with translation MKVMTIIRQVPDAEARIRAAGGGVDLSGVTFVIDGMDEYGVEEAIRLREAGHDIEITAAALGPARFEEALRTALALGADRAVHVETDAALDPITEARALAELVRAEGAELVFVGGKQADWDSAALGPALAEALGWPHSDWTTALELEGRTLRVTHDTDDGHEDLTLPLPAVVTTQQGLNEPRYPTLPNIMKAKRKELTKRGPDEFGVDAPLTVVVAQEIQSRDRLGKMIGGDAATAAKELVRLLRDEAKVL, from the coding sequence GTGAAGGTGATGACCATCATCAGGCAGGTGCCCGACGCGGAGGCGCGCATCCGCGCGGCCGGCGGCGGCGTGGACCTGAGCGGCGTGACGTTCGTGATCGACGGCATGGACGAGTACGGCGTGGAGGAGGCCATCCGCCTGCGCGAGGCCGGCCACGACATCGAGATCACGGCGGCCGCGTTGGGGCCGGCGCGCTTCGAGGAGGCGCTTCGCACCGCGCTCGCCCTGGGTGCCGACAGGGCGGTGCACGTCGAGACGGACGCCGCCCTCGACCCGATCACGGAGGCCCGCGCCCTCGCCGAACTCGTACGCGCGGAGGGGGCGGAGCTGGTGTTCGTCGGCGGCAAGCAGGCCGACTGGGACAGCGCCGCGCTCGGGCCCGCCCTCGCGGAGGCGCTCGGTTGGCCGCACTCCGACTGGACGACCGCGCTCGAGCTAGAGGGCCGCACGCTGCGCGTGACGCACGACACCGACGACGGCCACGAGGACCTGACCCTGCCGCTTCCGGCAGTGGTCACGACGCAGCAGGGCCTGAACGAGCCGCGTTACCCCACCCTGCCCAACATCATGAAGGCCAAGCGCAAGGAGCTGACGAAGCGCGGCCCCGACGAGTTCGGGGTCGACGCCCCCCTGACGGTGGTCGTCGCTCAGGAGATCCAGTCGCGCGACAGACTGGGCAAGATGATCGGTGGCGACGCCGCCACCGCCGCCAAGGAGCTCGTCCGCCTGCTGCGCGACGAGGCCAAGGTGTTGTGA
- a CDS encoding peptidase C39 family protein, with translation MVVRRAGRPDLDALLELEAGFPGDRLSRASLARLLGRDSTDVWVSEVDGRVVGDAIVLFRRGFEAARLYSMIVNPAHRGRGVARQLLAAAEEGARERGAIVMRLEVREDNAAAISLYQAAGYKVRGSTADYYEDHSSALRMYKRFVSGSATVLGVPYYPQTLDFTCGPAALIMAMRFHGYPVPPERWLELALWREATTVFMLSGHGGCSAHGLAVAALRRGFQAVVVTSQAGVPFEDNVRGEKKEVVRIAHTTFERELRALGGKVELRDFGHQDVADALARGAVPLVLLSGYRLYDERVPHWVAVTGFDDDHLYLHDPLVPDGTSRADAVHLPIKRDFFDKVSRWGRARHRAMVVLERWGKLRHHQPGS, from the coding sequence GTGGTCGTGCGGCGCGCCGGGAGGCCCGACCTCGATGCGCTGCTCGAGCTCGAGGCCGGGTTCCCGGGCGACCGCCTGTCGCGCGCGTCGCTCGCGCGCCTCCTAGGGCGCGACAGCACCGACGTGTGGGTGAGCGAGGTCGACGGGAGGGTGGTGGGCGACGCCATCGTGCTCTTCAGGCGCGGCTTCGAGGCGGCCCGGCTCTACTCGATGATCGTCAACCCGGCTCACCGCGGGCGCGGCGTGGCGCGGCAGCTGTTGGCCGCCGCCGAGGAGGGCGCGCGCGAGCGCGGCGCCATCGTCATGCGCCTGGAGGTGCGCGAGGACAACGCCGCCGCCATCTCCCTCTACCAGGCGGCGGGCTACAAGGTCAGGGGCAGCACGGCCGACTACTACGAGGACCACTCCAGCGCCCTGCGCATGTACAAGCGCTTCGTCAGCGGCAGCGCCACGGTCCTCGGCGTCCCGTACTACCCGCAGACGCTCGACTTCACCTGTGGGCCCGCCGCGCTCATCATGGCGATGCGTTTCCACGGTTACCCCGTGCCGCCGGAGCGGTGGCTCGAGCTGGCCCTCTGGCGCGAGGCGACGACCGTGTTCATGCTGTCGGGGCACGGCGGCTGCAGCGCCCACGGCCTGGCCGTAGCGGCGCTGAGGCGCGGCTTCCAGGCGGTGGTCGTCACGTCTCAGGCGGGCGTGCCGTTCGAGGACAACGTGCGCGGCGAGAAGAAGGAGGTCGTGCGCATCGCGCACACGACCTTCGAGCGGGAGCTGCGGGCGCTGGGCGGGAAGGTCGAGCTGCGCGACTTCGGGCATCAGGACGTCGCGGACGCCCTGGCGCGGGGCGCGGTGCCGCTCGTGCTGCTGTCCGGCTACCGGCTCTACGACGAGCGCGTCCCGCACTGGGTGGCGGTGACCGGCTTCGACGACGACCACCTCTACCTGCACGACCCGCTCGTGCCGGACGGCACGAGCCGGGCCGACGCCGTTCACCTACCCATCAAGCGCGACTTCTTCGACAAGGTCAGCCGGTGGGGCAGGGCGCGCCACCGCGCGATGGTCGTGCTCGAGAGGTGGGGGAAGCTCAGGCATCACCAGCCAGGTAGCTGA
- a CDS encoding RimK-like ATPgrasp N-terminal domain-containing protein, whose amino-acid sequence MSYRPFITLDKQRFGKPTSPVQAEVANVAGDYTYLTRGYYASLDSELAGKVVIPSAAESLDAYVAAIAMEKARLAGIPIPEHEIVTDRFPEPPMMAYPLNPFSVRGELLLDAAAVESRRKGLTYTGKYAVLVQRLPGDHRVDVLRLVLGTTAVPEYQAFGARLFEVFRLPLMRVRVIVTPKEYQLSAIEPLPFKDLDDAERGVLEGMGTWRA is encoded by the coding sequence GTGTCGTACCGCCCGTTCATCACCCTCGACAAGCAGCGCTTCGGCAAGCCGACCAGCCCGGTCCAGGCCGAGGTCGCCAACGTGGCGGGCGACTACACCTACCTGACGCGCGGCTACTACGCGTCGCTCGACAGCGAACTGGCCGGCAAGGTGGTGATCCCCTCGGCGGCGGAGTCGCTCGACGCCTACGTCGCCGCCATCGCCATGGAGAAGGCGCGGCTGGCCGGGATACCCATCCCCGAGCACGAGATTGTCACGGACCGCTTCCCGGAGCCGCCCATGATGGCCTACCCGCTCAACCCGTTCAGCGTCCGCGGCGAGTTGCTGCTGGACGCCGCGGCGGTGGAGTCGCGCCGCAAGGGCCTCACCTACACGGGCAAGTACGCCGTGTTGGTGCAGCGCCTTCCCGGCGACCACCGCGTCGACGTGCTGCGGTTGGTGCTCGGCACCACCGCGGTGCCGGAGTACCAGGCGTTCGGCGCCAGGCTGTTCGAGGTCTTCCGGCTGCCGCTCATGCGGGTGCGCGTGATCGTGACGCCCAAGGAGTACCAGTTGTCGGCAATCGAGCCGCTGCCGTTCAAGGACCTCGACGACGCCGAGCGCGGCGTGCTGGAAGGGATGGGCACGTGGCGCGCCTAG
- a CDS encoding electron transfer flavoprotein subunit alpha/FixB family protein has protein sequence MNPTLLVTSAPDGRLQRSALELVTVARGVGAEDGLHALVFGPREAADALAKHVPHVHHVATAGPLTAEPATTAVTELATALGARLVLLAANRFGQSVAPRVAVRLGAALLEDVTHLERAGAGLEARRLSYLARVTETVRTAGAGACVVTVKPNVFKPAETGAAGSVVEFAPAAAPGDGRVQVGARAAAVGGRVPLEEAKVVVAGGRGLGSPEAFERDVTSLATALGAGVAATRAVVDAGWRPYDEQVGQTGKSVSPDLYIALGISGAVQHLSGMNRSKVIVAVNKDADAPIFKVADYGIVGDVAAVAPAMREAVTELLTS, from the coding sequence ATGAACCCGACCCTGTTGGTGACGAGCGCGCCCGACGGGCGCCTTCAGCGTAGCGCCCTCGAACTCGTGACCGTGGCGCGAGGCGTTGGCGCGGAGGACGGGCTCCACGCGCTCGTGTTCGGCCCCCGCGAGGCCGCCGACGCGCTGGCTAAGCACGTCCCCCACGTCCACCACGTCGCCACGGCCGGCCCGCTCACGGCCGAGCCGGCGACCACGGCCGTCACCGAGCTCGCCACCGCCCTCGGCGCCCGGCTGGTGCTCCTGGCGGCGAACCGCTTCGGCCAGAGCGTGGCGCCGCGGGTGGCCGTCAGGCTCGGCGCTGCCCTGCTCGAGGACGTCACCCACCTCGAACGCGCCGGCGCCGGCCTCGAGGCGAGGCGCCTGAGCTACCTCGCGCGCGTCACGGAGACCGTGAGGACGGCGGGCGCCGGCGCCTGCGTCGTCACCGTGAAGCCCAACGTGTTCAAGCCCGCCGAGACGGGCGCTGCCGGTAGCGTGGTCGAGTTCGCGCCCGCCGCCGCGCCGGGAGACGGGCGGGTGCAGGTCGGCGCTCGCGCCGCCGCGGTGGGCGGGCGGGTCCCCCTCGAGGAGGCCAAGGTGGTCGTGGCGGGCGGGCGCGGCCTCGGCAGCCCCGAGGCGTTCGAGCGCGACGTGACCTCGCTGGCCACGGCGCTCGGCGCGGGGGTGGCCGCCACGCGCGCCGTGGTGGACGCCGGCTGGCGCCCGTACGACGAGCAGGTCGGTCAGACGGGTAAGAGCGTCAGCCCCGACCTCTACATCGCGCTCGGTATCTCGGGAGCGGTGCAGCACCTCTCCGGGATGAACCGCTCGAAGGTCATCGTCGCCGTCAACAAGGACGCGGACGCGCCCATCTTCAAGGTCGCCGATTACGGCATCGTCGGCGACGTTGCCGCTGTGGCGCCCGCCATGCGGGAGGCGGTGACGGAGCTACTGACCTCGTGA
- a CDS encoding acyl-CoA dehydrogenase family protein — translation MIGFELSDEQKQFQRLARDFVRDAVMPVAARHDREASYPAEVVAAAFEVGLLNVGVPAAVGGLGLGLLDEAIIGEEFGYGCMGIYTVLMASELGITPLLLAGTPEQQERFLGPLAAGPRLAAFALSEPNNGSDAAGLATRAELVGDEIVLTGTKTWISNGGVADFNVVFATVDPALRHRGTVAVVVETDRPGFGANKLHGKLGQRASPTYELVLDGVRVPRANLLGEVGEGFKIAMRTLDRTRVPVAAGSVGVLRRALDEARAYALEREAFGGKIARFQAIQFKLADMKIALETARWQTYHAAWLADTGRPHAEAAAIAKAYASDAAFAGAQEAINIFGGYGYMDEFPVEKLMRDVKLNQIYEGTNEIQRLVIARHVLE, via the coding sequence TTGATCGGTTTCGAGCTGAGCGACGAGCAGAAACAGTTCCAACGCCTGGCGCGCGACTTCGTCAGGGACGCGGTGATGCCCGTGGCGGCTCGCCACGACCGCGAGGCCAGCTACCCCGCCGAGGTCGTCGCGGCGGCGTTCGAGGTCGGGCTCCTCAACGTGGGCGTGCCGGCGGCGGTCGGGGGCCTGGGACTCGGCCTCCTGGACGAGGCCATCATCGGCGAGGAGTTCGGCTACGGCTGCATGGGCATCTACACGGTGCTCATGGCCTCCGAGCTCGGCATCACGCCGCTGCTGCTGGCGGGCACGCCCGAGCAGCAAGAGCGGTTTCTGGGGCCGCTCGCTGCCGGTCCCCGCCTGGCGGCGTTCGCGCTGTCGGAGCCGAACAACGGCTCCGACGCGGCCGGCCTCGCCACCCGCGCGGAGTTGGTCGGCGACGAGATCGTGCTCACGGGCACGAAGACGTGGATCTCCAACGGGGGCGTCGCCGACTTCAACGTGGTGTTCGCGACCGTCGACCCGGCGCTGAGGCACAGGGGCACGGTCGCGGTCGTGGTGGAGACGGACCGACCCGGGTTCGGTGCCAACAAGCTCCACGGCAAGCTCGGCCAGCGCGCGAGCCCGACCTACGAGCTCGTGCTGGACGGCGTGCGCGTGCCGCGCGCCAACCTGCTCGGCGAGGTGGGGGAGGGGTTCAAGATCGCCATGCGGACCCTCGATCGCACCAGGGTGCCGGTCGCCGCGGGCTCCGTCGGGGTGTTGCGGCGGGCGCTGGACGAGGCGCGCGCCTACGCGCTCGAGCGCGAGGCGTTCGGGGGCAAGATCGCGCGCTTCCAGGCGATCCAGTTCAAGCTGGCCGACATGAAGATCGCCTTGGAGACGGCGCGGTGGCAGACGTACCACGCCGCCTGGCTCGCCGACACGGGCCGGCCGCACGCCGAGGCGGCCGCCATCGCCAAGGCGTACGCGTCCGACGCCGCCTTCGCGGGGGCGCAGGAAGCCATCAACATCTTCGGCGGCTACGGGTACATGGACGAGTTCCCGGTGGAGAAGCTCATGCGCGACGTGAAGCTGAACCAGATCTACGAGGGGACCAACGAGATCCAACGGTTGGTGATCGCGCGCCACGTCCTAGAATGA
- a CDS encoding 8-oxo-dGTP diphosphatase: MTAAAPRLTTLAYLRRGDETLMLRRGPRHDPGRGKWNGLGGKVEPGESPEQCMRREVAEESGLTVLAAELKGVITFPADGDQPDVYTFVYVVTSFEGRPRNSSEGELFWVRSDRLAELHLWEGDRHFLPWLDRPGHFSARFVYQAGRYVGHEVSHYR; this comes from the coding sequence GTGACGGCGGCCGCGCCGCGGCTCACGACGCTCGCCTACCTGCGACGGGGCGACGAGACGCTGATGTTGCGCCGCGGTCCTCGGCACGACCCGGGGCGCGGCAAGTGGAACGGCCTGGGCGGCAAGGTGGAGCCCGGCGAGTCGCCCGAGCAGTGCATGCGCCGGGAGGTGGCCGAGGAGTCGGGCCTGACGGTGCTCGCCGCCGAACTCAAGGGCGTGATCACGTTCCCTGCCGACGGCGACCAGCCCGACGTCTACACGTTCGTCTACGTCGTGACCTCGTTCGAGGGTCGGCCGCGCAACTCGAGCGAGGGCGAGCTCTTCTGGGTCAGGAGCGACCGGCTCGCCGAGCTGCACCTATGGGAGGGCGACAGGCACTTCCTGCCGTGGCTGGACCGGCCGGGGCACTTCTCGGCCCGGTTCGTGTACCAGGCCGGGAGGTACGTCGGTCACGAGGTCAGCCACTACCGGTGA
- a CDS encoding acyl-CoA dehydrogenase family protein — translation MQRTVREFARREILAVAGALDREPRFPWPTLRKMGELGLLGTLTPPEYGGAGLGNLEYVVLLEEIAAVDASHATIMSVTNGLPQSLLLKHGNEEQRQRYLPRLASGEWVGAFCLTEPNSGSDAAAMESRATRHAGGWLLNGTKAWITSGGEAQLYLVLAKTDPAAGARGVTCFLVEKDTPGLSFGKPEEKLGQHAALTTTVTLEDCYVPDGLVLGQVGQGFVLAMAGLDGGRIGIAALSVGIARAAYEAARDYALTRTSFGQAIHEHQAVGFKLADMLLGIEAARLLTHRAAWLKDQGKRTTREAAMAKLFASETANRVTHAAVQVLGAYGYTKDYPVERYFRDARVTEIYEGTSEIQRMVIHRQIYRELER, via the coding sequence ATGCAGCGCACGGTGCGGGAGTTCGCGCGCCGCGAGATCCTCGCCGTGGCCGGCGCGCTCGACCGCGAGCCGCGCTTCCCGTGGCCGACCCTCAGGAAGATGGGCGAACTGGGGCTGCTCGGCACGCTCACGCCGCCCGAGTACGGTGGCGCGGGGCTCGGCAACCTCGAGTACGTGGTCCTGCTCGAGGAGATCGCGGCGGTGGACGCCTCCCACGCCACCATCATGAGCGTCACCAACGGGCTGCCGCAGTCTCTGCTCCTGAAGCACGGCAACGAGGAGCAGAGGCAGCGCTACCTGCCGCGGCTGGCCAGCGGGGAGTGGGTCGGCGCGTTCTGCCTGACTGAGCCGAACAGCGGCTCCGACGCCGCCGCCATGGAGTCGCGGGCAACGCGCCACGCGGGCGGCTGGCTGCTCAACGGCACCAAGGCCTGGATCACCTCGGGCGGCGAGGCGCAGCTCTACCTGGTGCTCGCGAAGACCGACCCCGCGGCGGGGGCACGCGGCGTGACGTGCTTCCTGGTGGAGAAGGACACCCCCGGGCTGAGCTTCGGCAAACCGGAGGAGAAGCTCGGACAGCACGCGGCCCTGACGACGACCGTCACGCTCGAGGACTGCTACGTGCCCGACGGGCTCGTGCTCGGTCAGGTGGGGCAGGGGTTCGTGCTGGCCATGGCGGGCCTCGACGGTGGCCGCATCGGCATCGCCGCCCTGTCGGTCGGCATCGCCCGCGCGGCGTACGAGGCGGCCCGCGACTACGCGCTCACGCGGACGTCGTTCGGGCAGGCCATCCACGAGCACCAGGCGGTCGGGTTCAAGCTGGCCGACATGCTCCTCGGGATCGAGGCGGCGCGCCTCCTGACGCACCGCGCCGCCTGGTTGAAGGACCAGGGGAAGCGCACGACGCGCGAGGCGGCGATGGCCAAGCTGTTCGCCTCCGAGACTGCCAACCGGGTGACGCACGCCGCCGTCCAGGTCCTCGGCGCGTACGGCTACACGAAGGACTACCCGGTCGAGCGCTACTTCCGTGACGCTCGCGTGACCGAGATCTACGAGGGCACTAGCGAGATCCAGCGCATGGTCATCCACCGGCAGATCTACCGGGAGCTGGAGCGTTGA
- a CDS encoding RimK family alpha-L-glutamate ligase, producing the protein MARLAIFTERYTIRSSVELTALTNFRLAAFELGHELDFLFKHELKYLKNYDGIFIRALTDPLNASYVVARQAELLGKRVLDHSSAILICCDKVNMYARLMAQGVQVPETRFLEEADLTAMTAARLFEELGTPLVVKAPNSSFSAYVDKVATPDAFVKVGKRFLRRADRVVVQQYIPSDFDWRVITLDGRVLAVVKYAFAPAQWKLMDRSDSGEWARTVATHRDEANPKLVSTALAAANAIGTSLYGIDLKEIDGEFYVIEVNDNPTIAAGDEDQANPEIYGEIISYLAGDA; encoded by the coding sequence GTGGCGCGCCTAGCCATCTTCACGGAGCGCTACACCATCCGCTCGTCCGTCGAGCTGACGGCGCTCACGAACTTCCGCCTGGCGGCCTTCGAGCTGGGGCACGAGCTGGACTTCCTCTTCAAGCACGAGCTCAAGTACCTGAAGAACTACGACGGCATCTTCATCAGGGCGCTCACCGACCCGCTCAACGCGTCCTACGTGGTCGCGCGCCAGGCGGAGCTACTCGGCAAGCGCGTGCTGGACCACTCGAGCGCCATCCTCATCTGTTGCGACAAGGTCAACATGTACGCGCGCCTCATGGCGCAGGGGGTGCAGGTCCCGGAGACGCGCTTCCTGGAGGAGGCCGACCTGACGGCCATGACGGCGGCGCGACTGTTCGAGGAGCTCGGCACCCCGCTCGTCGTCAAGGCGCCCAACTCGAGCTTCAGCGCCTACGTCGACAAGGTCGCCACCCCCGACGCGTTCGTCAAGGTCGGCAAGCGCTTCCTGCGACGCGCCGACCGGGTGGTGGTGCAACAGTACATCCCGAGCGACTTCGACTGGCGCGTCATCACCCTGGACGGGCGCGTGCTGGCGGTGGTCAAGTACGCCTTCGCTCCGGCGCAGTGGAAGCTGATGGACCGCTCCGACTCGGGCGAGTGGGCGCGGACCGTGGCGACGCACCGCGACGAGGCCAACCCGAAGCTGGTGTCGACCGCCCTCGCCGCCGCCAACGCCATCGGCACGAGCCTGTACGGCATCGACCTGAAGGAGATCGACGGCGAGTTCTACGTGATCGAGGTCAACGACAACCCGACCATCGCGGCCGGCGACGAGGACCAGGCGAACCCCGAGATCTACGGCGAGATCATCAGCTACCTGGCTGGTGATGCCTGA
- a CDS encoding phosphoglycerate kinase, which yields MPRGVDDLDVAGKRVLLRVDFNVPVLAGGAVADDTRIRAALPTIRSLLDRGATLVIVSHFGRPKGRTDDRYRLAKVAERLAQLLGRPVRYEATSGPASAEQQAFVAAAPAGSVTLVENSRFDAREEANDPGLARVLASYADVYVNDAFGAAHRAHATTEAVARLLPNAAGRLLTAELAALSRLVEAPERPFAVVLGGAKVSDKLAVIERLLRLADTVVIGGAMAYTFVAAQGGAVGRSLVEPDMYGVARDVMEQAEARGVALLLPADSVCAAAIQAGVATSVHPSGAIPADLMGLDVGPRAVAAFEAALAPAKTVFWNGPLGVFETPPFDAGTRAVALAIARLNAFTVVGGGDSIAALNAVGVADRVSHVSTGGGASLEYLEGRALPGVAALEGA from the coding sequence GTGCCGCGCGGGGTCGACGACCTGGACGTGGCGGGCAAGCGCGTCCTCTTGCGGGTGGATTTCAACGTGCCCGTTCTGGCGGGCGGCGCCGTCGCCGACGACACGCGGATCCGCGCCGCCCTGCCCACCATCCGGTCGCTACTCGACAGGGGCGCCACGCTCGTCATCGTCTCGCACTTCGGCCGGCCGAAGGGGCGCACCGACGACCGCTACCGACTGGCCAAGGTGGCGGAGCGGTTGGCTCAGCTGTTGGGCCGGCCGGTGCGTTACGAGGCGACGTCGGGGCCGGCAAGCGCCGAGCAGCAGGCGTTCGTTGCGGCCGCGCCCGCGGGCAGCGTCACGTTGGTCGAGAACAGCCGCTTCGACGCCCGCGAGGAGGCCAACGACCCCGGCCTGGCGCGGGTCCTCGCCTCGTACGCCGACGTGTACGTTAACGACGCCTTCGGGGCCGCCCACCGCGCGCACGCGACCACGGAGGCGGTGGCGCGTCTCCTGCCCAACGCGGCCGGCCGGCTTCTGACGGCCGAACTCGCCGCCCTGTCGCGGCTGGTAGAGGCGCCCGAGCGGCCGTTCGCGGTCGTGTTGGGCGGGGCCAAGGTCAGCGACAAGCTGGCCGTCATCGAGCGCCTGTTGCGGCTCGCCGACACGGTCGTGATAGGCGGCGCGATGGCCTACACCTTCGTGGCCGCGCAGGGCGGCGCCGTCGGCCGGTCGCTGGTCGAACCGGACATGTATGGCGTGGCCCGCGATGTCATGGAGCAGGCCGAGGCGCGGGGCGTGGCTCTGTTGCTGCCGGCAGACTCCGTGTGCGCGGCCGCCATCCAGGCGGGCGTGGCCACCTCCGTGCACCCGTCGGGCGCCATACCGGCGGACCTCATGGGGCTCGACGTCGGCCCGCGCGCCGTGGCCGCGTTCGAGGCGGCCCTGGCGCCCGCCAAGACCGTCTTCTGGAACGGTCCGCTGGGCGTGTTCGAGACGCCTCCGTTCGATGCCGGCACGCGCGCCGTGGCGCTGGCCATCGCCAGGCTGAACGCCTTCACCGTCGTGGGCGGCGGCGACTCCATCGCGGCCCTCAACGCGGTCGGGGTGGCGGACCGCGTCTCGCACGTGTCGACGGGGGGCGGGGCGTCGCTCGAGTACCTCGAGGGGCGAGCCCTACCGGGCGTCGCCGCCCTCGAGGGGGCGTAG